GTTCGCTCCTCGGGTTTTCGCCGAAAATGTTCCCATCCCGCGGGGGACAGCGCAACAGTCCTCCCGTTCTGGGAAAGTCGAACGGTGCTGCCGGAGGTGATTTCTCCGATTCTGGTGATTTGGACGTCCGCAACTTGGGCAGGGACTCGCGCTTTTTTGGCAGCGGTAAACAACAGTTCGTAATCTTCGCCGCCGTGAAGCGCCAGGTCGAGCGCGTTGTGCAGTTTCCCAGCCGAAGGATGGACTGGAATTGCTGCGGCGCCCACGACGGCTCCCACCACACTTTCTTCGCAGATGTGCGCGAGATCGGTCGAGAGTCCATCACTGGCATCGATACACGCGCCGGCAACTCCTTTTTTAACGAGCCAATCACCGATCGCAATTCTCGGTTCGGGAAATACGTCTCGCCTTTTAATCTTCTCCTGCGTGAGTAACTGCAGCGCTGCGGCAGATTCTCCAAGCGCGCCGGTCACATAAATCTGATCGCCAACTCGTGCGCCGGAGCGGCGCAGGGCGGTACCTCGTGGCACGCTCCCAACGACAGTGATATCCGCCAGCACTCCCACAGGGGATTGCGACGTATCCCCGCCGGCGAGCTCTACTTTGAACTTCTCCGCGAGCCGCAGCAGTCCAGAAAAAAAACGGTCCACCCAGCGCTGAGGAACATTCTTCGGAAGCGCCAGCGACAAGAATGCCGCCATCGGACGTCCTCCCATTGCTGCGATGTCGCTCAAGCCGCGAGCGAGACAACGATGCCCAATGCACTCCGGCGACCGCCACTCCCTCCGGAAATGCACACCCTCTAAGCTGAAGTCGGTCGTGACCAGCGCCTCGTGACCCGTGGGCACACGCAGAATCGCGCAATCATCCCCGATTCCCAGGATCGCGTTCTTACCGCGAACCTTACTTCGAAGCCGCGCGATCAGCTGTCGTTCAGGAAGAGCCACTGGATGAGGGTACAGGGAACAGGGGAGAGGGAACAGGAAACGCTCTCAACGAGCAGAGTTTCCGGATGCACAAGGAACAGAAACCCCTGTCAACAATTACTAAGGTTTTCCCCTGTTCCCTGTGACCTGTACCCTGTTCCCTTAGACATCTAAGTCTCTGATTTTACGAGAAGTTACTTTCGTACCGCACTTTCGTGTTTGACACCAGAGTAGCTGTTTGTTAACTTGCCCTTGATTTTCAAGTACCTCTGGCCGCAAGCCCGATGGTCGCTTGAGCACGCTGAGTTCAGGGCGGGAGCGGTGACTTCGCCTGGCATAACTCACATTCGCTGAGCGACCGGCAGAGAAGCGTTGTCCAAACCTGGCTTCCTCTCTGCGGCAAGTATTAGGGCAGCTCGACAAAATCCCCACGGGTGTGGAGTGAGATGCGGAAGCGCTATTACATCATGTTTGTCGCGCGAGACGCCGACGGCGAACTCGTGAAGATGCCTATCCCTCTTCACTACCTCTACATGTTCGTCGCAGGCGCGCTCATCGGCATGCTCACCATAACCGGCATGGCCGGCTCCTACACGCGCATGTTGATCAAGGTCGCGAGATTCAACGAGCTGCGCACACAAAAAGAAGATCTAAGCCGCAACTACAGCAAGCTCGAGCAGGTCGCGAAAGAGAAAGACGTTCAGGTCGCATCGTTAGGCTCGCTTGCCAGCGAAGTTTCCGCGCTGTATGGACTCAAGACCGACACGGAAATCAATCCCACCGTTCCCGAAGACGCACAAGCTGACCAGATTCATCGTTCCATCGATCAACTCGCTGTTTTGAGAAACACCGCAATGTCCGGCGTGGCCGGTGCAGCCGTTGCTGCCAGCTATAACCACGTCGGAAGTCTGACTCTGACCGATTGGGAGCGCCTCGCGGCAGCTCCATCGTTGTGGCCGGTCGAAGGAATCGTGACCGGTTCGTTCGGTGAACGCATCGATCCGTTCAATGGTGAAGGCGCGTTCCACACTGGAGTCGACATATCGAGCCCGATGGGAACTCCGATCATCGCTCCTGCTGATGGCATCGTGAAAGCCACGCAGTACGTGAACGGCTACGGACGCACCATCATCATCGATCATGGCCACGGAATCAGCACTCTCTACGGACACCTTTCCGGATATAGCTCCACGGTCGGCGAATCTGTCCATCGCGGCGATGTAATCGGCTTCGTCGGCTCCAGCGGACGCAGCACCGGAGCCCACCTCCACTACGAAGTCCGCATTCACGACACACCTGTGAACCCGCACAAATACCTGCGCACTATCTGGGCGCGCAGCGGGCTGACCGGTGTGATGACGGGAATGTAGAAGCTGCGGAGCCACGGAGCCGCGTAGCTTCGAAGCTGGATTCTGATCAATCCTCCAGAATTTCTGCTAATCCTCATGCTTCCC
This genomic interval from Terriglobales bacterium contains the following:
- the thiL gene encoding thiamine-phosphate kinase, with protein sequence MALPERQLIARLRSKVRGKNAILGIGDDCAILRVPTGHEALVTTDFSLEGVHFRREWRSPECIGHRCLARGLSDIAAMGGRPMAAFLSLALPKNVPQRWVDRFFSGLLRLAEKFKVELAGGDTSQSPVGVLADITVVGSVPRGTALRRSGARVGDQIYVTGALGESAAALQLLTQEKIKRRDVFPEPRIAIGDWLVKKGVAGACIDASDGLSTDLAHICEESVVGAVVGAAAIPVHPSAGKLHNALDLALHGGEDYELLFTAAKKARVPAQVADVQITRIGEITSGSTVRLSQNGRTVALSPAGWEHFRRKPEERTRRSRR
- a CDS encoding M23 family metallopeptidase → MRKRYYIMFVARDADGELVKMPIPLHYLYMFVAGALIGMLTITGMAGSYTRMLIKVARFNELRTQKEDLSRNYSKLEQVAKEKDVQVASLGSLASEVSALYGLKTDTEINPTVPEDAQADQIHRSIDQLAVLRNTAMSGVAGAAVAASYNHVGSLTLTDWERLAAAPSLWPVEGIVTGSFGERIDPFNGEGAFHTGVDISSPMGTPIIAPADGIVKATQYVNGYGRTIIIDHGHGISTLYGHLSGYSSTVGESVHRGDVIGFVGSSGRSTGAHLHYEVRIHDTPVNPHKYLRTIWARSGLTGVMTGM